The Paenibacillus macerans genome includes a window with the following:
- a CDS encoding AraC family transcriptional regulator encodes MKQAKNDLKLSKLGELSFRLRSVENVKGDTGSVLRQQLAMAFVLIVAVRGSVRLIIDQEPAELDRSSVFLAVPGQTFGAAERSGEAELYAFYFDVFACPQKGHSEGRSILRIDRSSEALPRSGKMFVYPNDQLAAMSADLYRTWHGEDEMGHFRCQIDLQEMLFHIYRNRRSKPENAGAAVEYAKRYIEEHYAEPITIERLARIAELSPKYFVELYKKKYGKSAIEYVTELRMRQAKRLMAQSPAKLRDIAHMIGYTDEFYFSRKFKQEIGVSPSAYMQSSRRKLAAYSPPVLGYLVPLGILPHAAPLHPKWTEYYYREFSGEIPVQFSAYRYNEDWRANLEQLRQISADLILAADTISPEEQAELERIAPVKLLAVSRLDWREQFASLAGELGETWQAGTWLEDYSFQLKRTKELLPLALRQGTVAVIRMVDESLFLHCNRGMAGLLYGDLELLPAYAGETDVYNRPVSLKELRRINPDHILMIVRQDSETIDAWGRLQKRREWLALPAVERQKVRMLTSDPWLEYSPHAHLRMLEQLARLFPGECP; translated from the coding sequence ATGAAGCAGGCGAAAAATGACTTGAAACTAAGCAAGCTGGGTGAGTTATCATTCCGGCTTCGTTCCGTTGAGAACGTAAAGGGCGATACCGGAAGTGTCTTAAGGCAGCAACTGGCCATGGCGTTTGTTTTGATCGTGGCGGTTCGGGGCAGCGTGCGGCTGATCATCGACCAGGAGCCGGCGGAGCTGGACCGGAGCAGCGTTTTCCTCGCGGTTCCGGGGCAGACGTTTGGCGCCGCCGAGCGGAGCGGGGAGGCCGAGTTGTATGCCTTTTACTTCGATGTGTTTGCCTGCCCGCAAAAGGGTCACAGCGAGGGGCGGAGCATCCTCCGAATAGACCGTTCTTCCGAAGCGCTGCCGCGTTCGGGAAAAATGTTCGTTTATCCAAACGATCAGCTGGCGGCGATGAGCGCCGATCTGTATCGGACATGGCATGGCGAGGACGAGATGGGGCATTTCCGCTGTCAGATCGATTTGCAGGAAATGCTTTTTCACATTTACCGGAACCGCCGGTCAAAGCCGGAAAACGCTGGCGCGGCCGTGGAATACGCCAAACGTTACATCGAGGAGCATTACGCCGAGCCGATTACGATCGAGCGGCTGGCCCGGATCGCGGAGCTAAGCCCGAAATATTTCGTGGAGTTATATAAGAAAAAATATGGCAAAAGTGCGATCGAATACGTTACGGAACTGCGTATGCGGCAGGCGAAGCGGCTGATGGCGCAGTCCCCGGCCAAGCTGCGCGACATCGCGCACATGATCGGCTATACGGATGAGTTTTATTTCAGCCGCAAGTTTAAACAGGAGATCGGCGTATCGCCGAGCGCCTATATGCAAAGCAGCCGCCGGAAGCTGGCGGCCTACAGCCCGCCGGTGCTCGGCTATCTGGTGCCGCTGGGGATTTTGCCGCACGCGGCGCCGCTCCATCCCAAGTGGACGGAATACTATTACCGCGAGTTCAGCGGGGAAATTCCGGTGCAGTTCAGCGCTTACCGGTACAACGAGGACTGGCGGGCCAATTTGGAGCAGCTTCGGCAAATTTCCGCCGATCTGATCCTCGCCGCCGATACGATTTCGCCGGAAGAACAAGCCGAGCTGGAGCGGATTGCTCCCGTGAAGCTGCTTGCCGTTTCCCGTCTCGACTGGCGGGAGCAGTTTGCGTCGCTGGCCGGGGAATTGGGCGAAACATGGCAGGCCGGAACATGGCTGGAAGATTATTCTTTTCAATTGAAGCGGACGAAAGAACTGCTGCCGCTTGCGCTCCGCCAGGGAACGGTGGCCGTGATCCGCATGGTGGACGAAAGCCTGTTTCTCCACTGCAATCGCGGCATGGCCGGGCTATTGTACGGCGATTTGGAATTGCTTCCCGCTTATGCCGGGGAAACGGACGTTTACAACCGGCCGGTAAGCCTGAAGGAGCTAAGACGAATCAACCCCGATCATATTTTGATGATAGTGCGTCAGGACAGCGAGACGATCGATGCGTGGGGAAGATTGCAAAAGCGCCGGGAATGGCTGGCGCTCCCCGCCGTTGAACGGCAAAAGGTGCGCATGCTGACATCGGACCCGTGGCTCGAATATTCCCCGCATGCGCATCTCCGCATGCTGGAGCAGCTTGCCCGGTTGTTTCCGGGAGAATGTCCATAA
- a CDS encoding ABC transporter substrate-binding protein produces the protein MKKLTWAALLILLFTLALTACGSGKSDEAGAGQNAAGNANAASSNAPANPAADANAAGNGQAAGTGTRTLEYLGQTYQVPAKVERIVITGSMESMEDALVLDVHPVGAISFGGAFPERFAKVTDQAESIGEKIQPNFETILKLKPDVILGSTKFPAEVAEKLGKIAPTVLVSHLAVDWEANLNLLAELTGKQAAADKAISEYQSDLEKAKAELTGKLQDQNVLTVRIRTGKLFIYPETVFLNPILYEDLGLKAPAEVAAAKAQEEVTVEQFAAMNPDYLFIQFASDENQETKTALDEFLNDPIVKNINAVKNGKVFVNVIDPLAEGGPAWSRIEFLKAAQERLAEVME, from the coding sequence ATGAAAAAATTGACTTGGGCAGCGTTGCTTATCCTGCTGTTTACATTGGCGCTGACGGCGTGCGGGTCGGGGAAAAGCGATGAAGCGGGGGCGGGGCAAAACGCTGCGGGGAACGCGAATGCCGCTTCATCGAATGCGCCGGCGAATCCGGCCGCGGATGCAAATGCCGCCGGGAATGGGCAGGCAGCCGGGACGGGAACGCGCACGCTTGAATATTTGGGCCAGACCTATCAGGTTCCGGCCAAGGTGGAGCGGATCGTCATTACCGGATCGATGGAGTCGATGGAGGATGCCCTGGTGCTGGACGTGCATCCGGTAGGCGCGATTTCGTTCGGCGGAGCTTTTCCGGAGCGTTTTGCCAAGGTAACGGATCAGGCGGAATCGATCGGGGAGAAAATCCAGCCTAATTTCGAAACGATTCTGAAGCTTAAACCGGACGTTATTCTCGGCTCGACGAAATTTCCCGCAGAGGTAGCGGAGAAGCTCGGCAAAATCGCGCCGACCGTCCTCGTCTCGCATTTGGCCGTCGACTGGGAAGCGAATTTGAACCTGCTGGCGGAGCTGACGGGGAAGCAGGCGGCGGCCGACAAGGCGATTTCGGAGTACCAAAGCGATCTGGAGAAAGCCAAAGCGGAACTGACCGGGAAACTCCAGGATCAAAACGTGCTGACGGTGCGAATCCGTACCGGGAAGCTGTTTATTTATCCGGAAACGGTATTTTTGAACCCGATTTTGTATGAGGATCTTGGTTTGAAGGCGCCGGCGGAGGTTGCCGCGGCCAAAGCGCAGGAAGAAGTGACGGTCGAGCAGTTTGCCGCGATGAATCCGGACTATTTGTTTATTCAGTTTGCGAGCGATGAGAATCAGGAGACGAAAACGGCGCTGGACGAATTTTTGAATGACCCGATCGTCAAAAACATAAATGCGGTGAAGAACGGCAAAGTGTTCGTGAACGTGATCGATCCGCTGGCGGAAGGAGGCCCTGCGTGGAGCCGGATCGAATTCCTCAAAGCGGCGCAGGAACGGCTTGCCGAAGTAATGGAATGA
- a CDS encoding DEAD/DEAH box helicase, whose product MSFQLTQRVIKLLCGRISYERGEAYYRAGKVIFQQIDHASRVYAADVSGTGLYHVSVQIDQHGDVHAECNCPAFYTYTNYCKHIAAVLLGVHDLQQNGKPPVRSYPSLLHTGLEEDERYGERGADDALGAARNAASQARPVEISSRDIWIARDMMHLFEDNTKQPLRAGTRFDARTPLQAVFTLRPVPYGYRKYMFGLEMKVGEKRPYIVKNIRDFLDKAGRREPFVFSKHFCYDPDRHSFLPADEQLLQQLIEINRNERMYTETLGGYMPAKKYGNGDRLLPIPPFFWDRVLPLLTEAPAAELEQDGQTWPRLAVSDEPLPLQFELGEAGDNHFHFAVRGLDDCIVLEDYGVILTAGKIIKKPAAECRRLAEIKHLLATARKQRIIVQPEQIEPFAEKVLPGLAKLGKIEIEDNVAGRMVRTQLKAKLYLDRVKDRLLAGLEFQYGDIIFNPLEEHGPKRGTDLILLRDSEKERQILELMEASSFAKTESGYFLDNEEAEYEFLYHVVPELEKLLEIYATSAVKVRLLSDLRPPKISVELDERTDWLEFRFDMDGINESEIRGLLLAIEEKRRYYRLPNGALMPLESAEFQEIVKFMNEFGIRRNEIKGSEFRLPVSRGIHLQEQTEPGSPIKLGKSLRKLLHNLRNPDHLDFPVPAQLSGVLRDYQAYGYQWLKTLAHYRFGGILADDMGLGKTVQSIAFIVSVLPEIAASGQSALIVSPASLIYNWKNELEKFTPEIKAVIADGSKAERVRALREAAEADVIITSYPLLRRDIEQFAELSFHTLILDEAQSFKNYASQTAQAVKSLQARHRFALTGTPIENSLEELWSIFSAVFPELFPSRQAFNELSRDTIAKRIRPFLLRRVKTDVLKELPEKIESLQATELLPEQKKLYVAYLAKLQQETLKHLNEDAFQKNRIRILAGLTRLRQLCCHPALFVDGYEGGSAKFEQLMEMVEECQGAGKRVLIFSQFTEMLGLIGRELGYRGLPFFYLDGKTPASERVELCTRFNEGERDLFLISLKAGGTGLNLTGADTVILYDLWWNPAVEEQAADRAHRIGQKNIVQVIRLVAQGTVEDKMYELQQKKKNLVEEVLKPGEESFSALTEQEIREILMI is encoded by the coding sequence ATGAGCTTTCAACTAACGCAGCGTGTGATCAAATTGTTGTGCGGACGCATTTCTTACGAGCGCGGAGAGGCCTATTACCGGGCCGGGAAAGTAATCTTTCAGCAAATCGACCACGCCTCCCGCGTCTACGCAGCGGATGTGTCGGGAACGGGCCTGTATCACGTATCGGTGCAGATCGATCAACACGGGGACGTCCACGCGGAGTGCAATTGTCCGGCTTTTTATACCTATACCAATTATTGCAAACATATCGCGGCGGTACTGCTGGGCGTGCACGATCTGCAGCAAAACGGCAAGCCCCCGGTGCGTTCTTATCCTTCCCTGCTGCATACGGGACTTGAGGAGGACGAGCGATATGGGGAACGCGGGGCAGACGATGCTTTGGGCGCGGCCCGGAACGCCGCTTCCCAAGCGCGTCCGGTTGAAATATCTTCCCGGGACATCTGGATCGCCCGCGACATGATGCATTTGTTCGAGGACAACACGAAGCAGCCGCTGCGCGCCGGAACCCGCTTCGATGCAAGAACGCCGCTGCAAGCCGTTTTTACGCTGCGTCCCGTACCTTACGGGTACCGGAAGTATATGTTTGGGCTGGAGATGAAAGTCGGGGAGAAACGGCCTTATATCGTCAAAAACATCCGGGACTTTCTCGATAAAGCAGGCCGGCGCGAACCGTTCGTCTTTTCCAAGCATTTCTGCTACGATCCGGACCGCCACAGTTTTCTGCCGGCCGACGAGCAGCTGCTGCAGCAGCTCATTGAAATTAACCGCAACGAGCGGATGTACACGGAAACCTTGGGCGGTTATATGCCTGCCAAGAAATACGGGAACGGGGACCGGCTGCTGCCGATCCCGCCGTTTTTTTGGGACCGCGTGCTGCCTCTGCTGACGGAAGCCCCGGCTGCCGAGCTGGAGCAAGATGGACAAACCTGGCCCCGCCTGGCGGTTTCCGATGAACCGCTGCCGCTGCAATTCGAGCTGGGCGAAGCCGGGGACAACCACTTTCATTTTGCCGTCCGCGGTCTTGACGATTGCATTGTTTTGGAAGATTACGGGGTCATTCTGACCGCAGGCAAAATCATAAAAAAGCCGGCGGCGGAGTGCCGGCGTCTGGCGGAAATCAAACATCTGCTGGCGACGGCCCGCAAGCAGCGGATCATCGTTCAGCCGGAGCAGATCGAGCCATTTGCGGAAAAAGTATTGCCCGGACTGGCCAAGCTCGGCAAAATCGAAATCGAGGACAACGTTGCCGGACGGATGGTCCGCACGCAGCTTAAAGCCAAGCTGTATCTGGACCGGGTGAAGGATCGCCTGCTCGCCGGACTGGAGTTCCAATACGGGGACATTATTTTTAACCCCCTGGAAGAACATGGCCCCAAGCGGGGAACCGACCTGATTTTGCTGCGGGACAGCGAAAAGGAACGGCAAATTCTCGAGCTGATGGAAGCAAGCTCGTTCGCGAAAACGGAAAGCGGCTATTTTCTGGACAACGAAGAAGCGGAATATGAGTTTCTGTACCATGTCGTGCCCGAGCTTGAGAAGCTGCTTGAAATTTATGCCACCTCGGCCGTGAAGGTTAGGCTCCTGTCCGACCTGCGGCCGCCCAAAATTTCCGTGGAGCTGGACGAGCGTACGGACTGGCTGGAGTTCCGCTTTGACATGGACGGGATCAATGAATCGGAAATTCGCGGCTTGCTGCTGGCTATCGAAGAAAAAAGACGCTACTACCGCCTTCCGAACGGAGCGTTGATGCCGCTGGAAAGCGCCGAATTCCAGGAAATCGTCAAATTTATGAACGAGTTCGGCATTCGCCGGAATGAAATTAAAGGCAGCGAATTCCGTTTGCCGGTCAGCCGCGGGATTCACCTCCAGGAGCAGACGGAGCCGGGAAGCCCGATCAAGCTTGGCAAATCGCTGCGGAAGCTGCTCCATAACCTGCGGAATCCGGATCATCTGGACTTCCCGGTTCCGGCGCAGCTCTCCGGCGTTTTGCGGGATTACCAGGCTTACGGTTACCAGTGGTTAAAGACACTGGCCCATTACCGTTTCGGCGGGATCTTGGCCGACGATATGGGCCTCGGCAAAACGGTGCAATCAATCGCTTTCATCGTATCGGTGCTCCCGGAGATCGCCGCGTCCGGGCAGTCGGCTTTGATCGTCTCGCCCGCTTCCTTGATATACAACTGGAAAAACGAACTGGAGAAGTTTACTCCCGAAATCAAGGCGGTGATCGCCGACGGCAGCAAAGCCGAACGGGTGAGGGCGCTCAGGGAAGCGGCCGAAGCCGATGTGATCATCACCTCCTATCCCCTGCTGCGCCGGGACATCGAGCAATTTGCCGAACTGTCGTTCCATACGCTTATTTTGGACGAAGCGCAAAGCTTTAAAAACTATGCCAGCCAAACCGCGCAAGCGGTCAAAAGCCTTCAGGCGCGGCACCGGTTTGCCTTGACGGGGACGCCGATCGAAAATTCGCTGGAGGAGTTATGGTCGATTTTCAGCGCCGTGTTCCCGGAGCTTTTCCCAAGCCGCCAAGCGTTTAACGAGCTGTCCCGGGATACGATCGCAAAGCGGATTCGCCCGTTTCTGCTGCGCCGCGTAAAAACCGACGTGCTAAAGGAGCTGCCGGAAAAAATCGAGTCATTGCAGGCGACCGAACTGCTGCCTGAACAGAAGAAGCTGTACGTGGCCTATTTGGCCAAGCTGCAGCAGGAAACGTTAAAGCATTTAAACGAGGACGCCTTCCAGAAAAACCGCATCCGCATTTTGGCCGGACTCACGCGGCTGCGCCAGCTATGCTGCCATCCCGCCCTGTTCGTCGACGGTTACGAAGGCGGCTCGGCCAAATTCGAGCAGTTGATGGAAATGGTGGAGGAATGCCAAGGCGCCGGAAAACGCGTGCTGATCTTCTCGCAGTTTACGGAAATGCTGGGGCTCATCGGCCGCGAATTGGGATACCGGGGACTGCCGTTTTTCTATCTGGACGGGAAAACCCCCGCTTCCGAACGGGTCGAGCTCTGCACCCGGTTTAATGAAGGCGAGCGCGATCTGTTCCTGATTTCGCTGAAAGCGGGCGGTACCGGCCTGAATCTGACCGGCGCGGACACCGTCATTTTGTACGATTTGTGGTGGAACCCCGCGGTGGAGGAGCAGGCCGCCGACCGCGCCCACCGGATCGGGCAAAAAAACATCGTGCAGGTGATCCGCCTGGTAGCGCAAGGGACGGTCGAAGACAAAATGTACGAGCTTCAGCAGAAGAAAAAGAACCTCGTGGAGGAAGTGCTGAAGCCTGGCGAGGAATCGTTCTCGGCGCTCACCGAGCAGGAAATCCGGGAAATTCTGATGATATGA
- a CDS encoding FecCD family ABC transporter permease — MSRPYSSARFWLVFSVCCGLALCGMYLGLTNGSFDLSVRDVFGTLLRIDPQRDRDLVIFEFRLPRIVIGALVGCGLGVAGAALQGITRNPLADPGILGIHAAAGTAVVLFMFFVQGTVNGGGFGSVLSMPLFGWIGGLAAATLLYFFSGRNGIIDPQRLILVGIALGSGFGAITLYVSLKMNPQDFEMATVWLTGSIYGASWEQVLTTLPWLLVLIPVIWRKAGVLDMMQLHETSVIGLGVRAGAERQWLLVCSIGLVSACVAVSGSIGFVGLIAPHIARRLVGIHYRYVIPACGAIGMAMVIIGDLIGRTVFAPVELPVGIVISIIGVPYFVYQLYRARRS, encoded by the coding sequence GTGAGTAGGCCTTATTCTTCGGCGCGGTTTTGGCTGGTGTTTTCCGTCTGTTGCGGCCTTGCGTTATGCGGGATGTACCTCGGCCTCACAAACGGGTCGTTTGACCTGTCGGTTCGCGATGTCTTCGGGACGCTGCTCCGCATCGATCCGCAGCGGGACCGCGACCTGGTCATCTTCGAATTCCGGCTGCCGCGGATCGTGATCGGCGCTTTGGTCGGCTGCGGGCTTGGCGTGGCCGGCGCCGCGCTGCAGGGGATTACGCGAAATCCGCTCGCCGATCCCGGCATTTTGGGCATTCATGCCGCGGCGGGTACGGCGGTGGTTTTGTTTATGTTTTTTGTGCAGGGGACGGTGAATGGCGGCGGTTTCGGCTCGGTTTTATCGATGCCGCTGTTTGGCTGGATCGGCGGTCTCGCCGCGGCAACGCTGCTCTATTTCTTTTCCGGCCGGAATGGAATCATCGACCCCCAGCGCTTGATCCTCGTCGGCATCGCGCTTGGCTCGGGCTTTGGCGCCATTACATTGTACGTATCCCTGAAGATGAATCCCCAGGATTTCGAAATGGCCACGGTCTGGCTGACGGGCAGCATATACGGCGCCAGCTGGGAGCAGGTGTTGACGACGCTGCCGTGGCTGCTGGTGCTCATCCCGGTCATTTGGCGCAAAGCGGGCGTGCTCGACATGATGCAGTTGCATGAGACGAGCGTTATCGGCCTGGGCGTCCGGGCGGGAGCAGAGCGGCAGTGGCTGCTCGTTTGCAGCATCGGGCTTGTCAGCGCCTGTGTAGCGGTGTCGGGCAGCATCGGCTTTGTCGGGCTGATCGCCCCGCATATCGCTCGGCGGCTGGTCGGCATCCACTACCGCTATGTGATTCCCGCCTGCGGCGCGATCGGGATGGCGATGGTCATCATCGGCGACTTGATCGGCAGGACGGTGTTTGCGCCGGTGGAGTTGCCCGTGGGCATCGTCATCTCGATCATCGGGGTGCCTTATTTCGTTTACCAATTATATCGGGCAAGAAGAAGTTAG
- a CDS encoding FHA domain-containing protein → MLHGMEGAGLDTFACIYILRGEPFRPGSCVNLCQNVMEIGRASSGSAPDLAFTNIFISRKHLTLRKEGDRVVAYDRGSRHGTELNGVRMIPNAPYMLETNDILKLARGTGVLHFSYSPGEQTLEFEPPDDLPYGQETEGEDVVIHWEKRECIVGGVKISMSEREFLLLQLLHEHPNRLVAIPAIKQRVWYDRQSGPDGLPDVAMDELSTLIYRIRKKFGRDTFQISAVRGSGYILEKES, encoded by the coding sequence ATGTTGCATGGAATGGAGGGAGCAGGGCTGGATACTTTCGCCTGTATTTATATTCTTCGGGGGGAGCCGTTCCGCCCCGGATCGTGCGTAAATTTATGCCAGAACGTTATGGAGATCGGCCGCGCCTCTTCCGGGAGCGCCCCGGATCTGGCGTTCACGAATATCTTCATTTCCCGCAAGCATTTGACCCTGCGGAAAGAGGGGGACCGGGTCGTGGCATACGACCGCGGCAGCCGTCACGGAACGGAGCTGAACGGGGTGCGGATGATTCCGAATGCTCCCTATATGCTGGAAACGAACGATATCCTTAAGCTGGCAAGAGGAACGGGCGTGCTGCATTTTTCGTATTCGCCGGGGGAGCAGACACTGGAATTCGAACCGCCGGATGATCTGCCGTACGGGCAAGAGACGGAGGGCGAGGATGTCGTGATTCATTGGGAAAAACGGGAATGCATCGTGGGCGGCGTAAAAATTTCGATGTCGGAACGGGAGTTTTTGCTGCTTCAATTGCTCCATGAGCATCCCAATCGTCTGGTGGCGATCCCGGCGATCAAACAGCGGGTTTGGTATGACCGGCAAAGCGGCCCGGACGGCCTGCCGGACGTCGCGATGGACGAATTAAGCACGCTGATCTACCGCATCCGCAAAAAGTTCGGCAGGGACACGTTCCAGATCAGCGCGGTCCGGGGCAGCGGGTATATTTTGGAGAAGGAGTCATAA
- a CDS encoding glycerophosphodiester phosphodiesterase family protein, with translation MLRKMIRRKRTWLLLAFLVFVYINNSSHFTASRGGEPKLLAHRGLAQTFPLEGVENDTCTAERIYEPEHPFLENTIASMEAAFAAGADMVELDVKPTKDGQFAVFHDWTLDCRTNAPRTTKDYTLAELKMLDIGYGYTADQGATYPFRGKGIGLMPSLPEVLEHFPGKAFLIHVKSNDPEEGTQLADFLSTRPPEERSLLTVYGGDEPIRTLQEQLPDLRVMSKATLKRCLLSYEASGWTGYIPAACRNTELHIPEKIAPWIWGWPDKFLNRMDSVDTRVVVVGGDGSDFSSGFDTAEDLKRLPAGYSGWIWTNRIDKISAELGKD, from the coding sequence ATGCTCAGAAAGATGATAAGGCGAAAAAGGACGTGGCTCCTGCTTGCTTTTCTCGTTTTCGTTTACATAAACAATTCATCGCACTTCACGGCTTCGCGGGGCGGCGAGCCTAAATTGCTGGCCCACCGGGGACTGGCGCAAACTTTTCCGCTGGAGGGCGTTGAGAACGATACCTGCACCGCGGAGCGGATTTACGAGCCGGAGCATCCCTTTTTGGAAAATACGATCGCTTCCATGGAAGCGGCGTTTGCGGCGGGGGCGGATATGGTGGAGCTTGACGTCAAGCCGACTAAGGACGGGCAGTTTGCCGTGTTTCACGATTGGACCTTGGATTGCCGGACCAATGCGCCAAGGACGACGAAGGATTATACGCTGGCCGAGCTGAAAATGCTGGATATCGGCTACGGGTATACGGCGGACCAAGGGGCGACGTACCCGTTCCGCGGCAAAGGCATCGGGCTGATGCCGTCGCTGCCGGAGGTGCTGGAGCATTTTCCCGGCAAAGCGTTCCTCATTCACGTCAAAAGCAATGATCCGGAGGAAGGAACGCAGCTGGCGGATTTCTTATCGACAAGGCCCCCGGAGGAGCGGAGCTTGCTGACCGTTTATGGCGGCGACGAGCCGATCCGCACGCTGCAGGAGCAGTTGCCGGACCTGCGGGTCATGTCCAAGGCGACGCTGAAGCGATGTTTGCTGTCGTACGAGGCTTCCGGGTGGACGGGATACATTCCGGCCGCTTGCCGGAATACGGAACTGCACATTCCCGAGAAAATCGCCCCGTGGATTTGGGGGTGGCCGGACAAGTTTCTGAACCGGATGGACTCGGTCGACACGCGGGTTGTTGTGGTCGGCGGCGACGGCAGCGATTTTTCCAGCGGCTTCGACACGGCGGAGGACCTGAAGCGGCTGCCGGCCGGATACTCCGGCTGGATCTGGACGAACCGGATCGATAAAATCAGCGCGGAACTGGGCAAGGATTAA
- a CDS encoding FecCD family ABC transporter permease has protein sequence MSGNIRTGTPAGIRKLRIAGLLTLGILLIAVTIAGSVLHGTKPITYDKVWDAVVHFDAGNIDDQIVRASRIPRALGALLIGALLAVSGALMQGITRNPLASPSIMGISDGSAFAVTLCMAFMPGTTNMGMIGYSLAGSALGACLVFGLSRVLPGGSSPVMLAVLGTLLGTFLGGVSQALASYFQVSQNISFWYNARLHDIAPEMLWLAVPFGIFGLLLALLLARPVTALALGDELASELGLNVKLIKAAAMLGVVVMTGAAVAIAGKIAFVGLIMPHITRLLVGPDYRRVIPFAALLGALFLAWCDLLSRFLNPPFEVPVGVVTALFGVPYFLYLIKTRGGERSE, from the coding sequence ATGAGCGGGAATATTCGAACCGGGACGCCGGCGGGAATACGCAAGCTGAGAATAGCGGGCCTCCTGACTCTGGGCATTCTGCTCATCGCCGTCACGATCGCGGGGTCGGTGCTGCACGGAACGAAGCCGATCACCTACGATAAGGTATGGGACGCGGTCGTTCATTTTGATGCGGGCAACATCGATGATCAGATCGTCCGCGCGTCCCGGATTCCCCGGGCGCTCGGCGCGCTGCTGATCGGCGCGCTGCTCGCCGTTTCCGGCGCCTTGATGCAGGGAATTACCAGAAATCCGCTGGCCTCGCCTTCCATAATGGGGATTTCGGACGGTTCGGCGTTTGCGGTCACCTTGTGCATGGCGTTTATGCCGGGAACGACGAACATGGGGATGATCGGGTATTCCCTGGCCGGCTCGGCGCTAGGCGCGTGTCTCGTGTTCGGCTTGTCCAGGGTGCTGCCCGGCGGTTCCTCCCCCGTCATGCTGGCGGTGCTGGGCACGCTTTTGGGCACTTTTCTCGGCGGGGTGTCCCAGGCCTTGGCCAGTTATTTTCAGGTATCGCAAAATATCAGCTTCTGGTACAACGCCCGGCTGCACGATATCGCACCGGAAATGCTGTGGCTGGCCGTTCCTTTCGGGATCTTCGGACTGCTGCTCGCCCTGCTCTTGGCCCGTCCGGTAACGGCGCTTGCGTTGGGGGATGAGCTGGCGTCGGAATTGGGGCTGAACGTCAAGCTGATCAAAGCGGCGGCAATGCTCGGCGTCGTCGTCATGACCGGCGCCGCCGTGGCGATCGCGGGGAAAATCGCCTTTGTCGGTTTGATCATGCCGCATATTACGCGGCTTTTGGTAGGGCCGGATTACCGGAGGGTGATTCCGTTTGCGGCGCTGCTTGGCGCTTTGTTTTTAGCTTGGTGCGATTTGCTCAGCCGCTTTCTGAATCCGCCGTTCGAGGTGCCGGTCGGCGTCGTTACCGCGCTGTTTGGCGTGCCTTATTTCCTCTACTTGATCAAGACGAGAGGAGGGGAAAGAAGTGAGTAG
- a CDS encoding discoidin domain-containing protein has translation MEGVGFEPAQAVDGNQMTRWASREGSDPEWIYVDLGSVRQITGIKLRWEDAYATQYKIQVSTDNGDPEHWTDVYTATSGDGGVDEIPLDSKPARYVRMYGIERGTPYGYSLYEFEVAGQ, from the coding sequence GTGGAAGGCGTGGGATTTGAGCCGGCCCAAGCGGTCGACGGCAATCAAATGACGAGATGGGCCAGCCGCGAAGGCAGCGACCCGGAATGGATCTACGTGGACCTGGGATCGGTCCGGCAAATTACCGGCATTAAGCTGCGCTGGGAAGATGCCTATGCGACGCAGTATAAAATCCAGGTATCCACCGACAATGGCGATCCCGAGCACTGGACGGACGTCTACACGGCGACAAGCGGAGACGGGGGCGTGGACGAAATCCCGCTGGACTCCAAGCCGGCCAGATACGTAAGAATGTACGGGATCGAGCGGGGAACCCCATACGGCTATTCGCTATACGAGTTTGAGGTTGCCGGGCAGTAG